In Candidatus Nitrosocosmicus arcticus, the following proteins share a genomic window:
- a CDS encoding GNAT family N-acetyltransferase: MSSFYVLDSDSVSIRQTAVADIPEIVKLQEESFADLAKIGNIWHPDELKSHLNIFPEGQLVAELEGKIVGSATSLIIQLSPVYADHTWNGITGNGMLTTHFPAGDSLYGADISTHPRVRHRGIGHKLYQGRKDIAMRMNLKRMIGGGRLYNYCEYSEKLSPLEYAIKVVECNVHDLVLSFDLINGFNFIKILSNYLDDARSLNYASFIEWINPHYRQSLK; the protein is encoded by the coding sequence ATGAGTTCCTTTTATGTTCTTGATTCAGATTCGGTATCGATTAGGCAGACTGCGGTAGCTGATATTCCAGAAATTGTAAAGTTACAGGAGGAGTCTTTCGCTGATTTAGCAAAGATTGGTAATATTTGGCATCCTGATGAATTGAAAAGTCATCTGAATATTTTTCCAGAGGGTCAGCTCGTCGCTGAGCTTGAGGGAAAAATTGTAGGATCCGCTACAAGTTTAATCATTCAATTAAGTCCTGTTTATGCCGATCACACATGGAATGGGATTACAGGGAATGGAATGCTAACAACACATTTTCCAGCCGGGGATAGTCTTTATGGCGCGGATATCTCCACACATCCCCGAGTTAGACATAGGGGAATAGGCCACAAGTTGTATCAAGGGAGAAAGGATATTGCAATGAGGATGAATTTAAAAAGAATGATTGGAGGCGGTAGATTGTATAACTATTGTGAATATTCTGAAAAATTGTCCCCATTAGAATATGCCATAAAAGTTGTAGAATGTAACGTGCACGACCTTGTATTGAGTTTCGACCTTATTAATGGATTTAATTTTATCAAAATCCTTTCAAACTATCTGGATGATGCTCGTTCCTTAAACTATGCTAGCTTCATCGAATGGATTAATCCTCATTATCGACAGTCAT